The genomic interval ggccagagccatccgtctcaccagcgccatctgagccatccgtctccccagcgccatctgagccatccgtctccccagcgccatctgagccatccgtctccccagcgccgtctgagccatccgtctgcaatgagcctgcaaagccgcccgtctgccatgagcctgctaagccgcccgtctgccatgagcctacagagccgtctgccagacaggagccgctagagccgcacgccagacaggagccgctagagccgcccgccagacaggatctgccagagccgccaaccagacaggatctgccagagccgccaaccagacaggatctgccagagccgccaaccagacaggatctgccagagccgccaaccagacaggatctgccagagccgtcaaagagccatgagcgtcgagagccgtcagcctgccatgagcgtcgagagccgtcagcctgccatgagcgtcgagagccgtcagcctgccatgagcgtcgagagccgtcagcctgccatgagcgtcgagagccgtcagcctgccatgagcgtcgagagccgtcagccagccatgagcgtcgagagccgtcagccagccatgagcgtcgagagccgtcagccagccatgagcgtcgagagccgtcagccagccatgagcgtcgagagccgtcagccagccatgagcgtcgagagccgtcagccagccatgagcgtcgagagccgtcagccagccatgagtgtCAAGAGCCGTTCAGTCAGGATCTGCCTGAGTAtatcagccgggacctgccccttgtcccggtgctgccccttgtcccggtgctgccccttatcccggtgctgccccttatcccggtgctggtccttatccgggtgctgccccttatcctggtgctgccccttgtcccggtgctgccccttgtcccggtgctgccccttgtcccggtgctgccccttgtcccggtgctgccccttgtcccagtgctgccccttctcccggtgctggccgttcatttaggggatgttagttttagggtggtcattgggaggggaagacagaagcggggagtgactatggtggtgtggggacagcgtccagagccggagccaccaccgtggtcaactgcccacccggaccctcccctggactttgtgctggtgcgcccggcgttcgcaccttgaggggggggttctgtaacggtcctgacctgttttatgttgtttttgtatgtgtttaggtcagggcatgtgttttgggtgggcagtctatgttatctgtttctatgttggttttggttgcctggtatggctcttaattagaggcaggtgttttgcgttctcctctaattaagagtcatatttaggtagggtgttctcactgtttgtttgtgggtgattgtcttccgtgtctgtgtaattgtttgcaccatacgggactgtgtacggtttgttcggtttgtgtagtcttatgtcctattcgtgcgttcttcttgttttatgtaagttcgtcgtataggtctgtctacaccgtttgttgttttgttagtttagttaagttcgtgttttcgtttaataaatatgtgttcaaactccactgcgccttggttcgatcaatactccacctcttcttatgaagagagagaggacagccgttacaactagggccacactgaagaaaaaggataaagtcataaatttatgaggctggttctttctgcagaaaagctacatattgtttttacagttttgatacttatgacaatgtgatacttaatattctggcacatcagcatgtctttgtttatgaaaccatactgaagtacaatttcacgaaatgccccacatctgtcattttaacaactgtcctcctttaaaacaactggttacaatattatgacttgtgtttttttcccctctgtggccctaatattctatcattttatatatagccttatagtctatgggaaactgtaaattatctaatgatagcaacatcatctaaaaatcattttttatccaaaatcattgaaattaatgatcacaaatgtttaaataataacagtgggtctagttatatgtgataacaatgtatagtgagcagtgaaataactattggtttccatttgtggtgactgctgactgacattagggatgagattaaatagatcctggaatttagcctggtctggagcaggctagctccacagaataaatctccatggtaatttataccataacatatcctcctgccccctatccatctttagtgcaaccggattacggatcaattgagccaggatcaccaagatatcctggcttaatcccttatcctagttttgtgcaacaggcccctggtagtcataaaaaaatcataataaacactaTTATAAACACGTATTATGCGACGTTAGGCCAaattttacttctgaacttattttgGATTTCcaaaacaaaggggttgaatactcattcacacttttttttttacataattccactttgacattatttatttttacctttatttaactaggcaagtcagttaagaacaaattattgttttcgatgacggcctaggaacagtgggttaactgccttgttcaggtgcagaacaacatatttttaccttgtcagcacgggaatttgatcttgcaaccttttggttactagtccaatgctctaaccactggaTTACCTTCTACCCcgatatggggtattgtgtgtaggccagtgacaaaaaaaatctcaatttcatacatattaaattcaggctgtaacacaacaaaatgtggaaaacgtgaaGGGGTGTgaagactttctgaaggcattgtatgttTTACCATTTAGATATAAAAGCACTTTATCAATATAGTCCCCACATTTGAAGAAGTcacaagtatttggacaaattcatttatagtgtattaaagtagtcacaCATTTTGTATTTTGGTCCTATATTCCTTGCACCCAATACATACATCAAGCTTATGACTCAACGAACCTGTTGGAtgaatttgcagtttgttttggattATGTTTTGCCCAATAGGAAATTAATTGTATCCAACCGTTATGGAAGGAGGTATCACACAGTCAATATAATATACATAATTACAGTAGATTTAGCATTTACTAGGGGGAAGAAATAAGAAAAATGCTCAAAGGGGAGTATGACCCAGACCCctccaaaaataaaaaaattaaaaaaattaacacAGTAACAGATTTTATGGATAGACATGTCACAGAAACCAGTTGAACATGTGTAATACAGTAGAAATATCACCTGTTAAGCAACTTATTTACAGTATCTGGATGTGTGATAAACAAAGGATGTCGTGTGAGAATTTTTTTATTTGTGTGAGACATAGAGTTGTAGTGTCAGTTTGTCTGCAGAAGACTGTACAACCCATCCGGCTGGGCTGAGGTTGCTGGTCTGTCGGGGATTGAGCTGTATACGTGGTACGTATCAGACTAGAGGAAAGAAACAGATTCACTTTAGGGCGTCgaatctacagtacagtaaatgtaattcATAAGGTTTGTTTATGAGGATGTAACACCAATCTTAAACTGAAAGTCATGAAACACAGTGAGAGAAAGCGAGATACTTTTATCCTCTAGTCAGTCTGTCTGTGAAAACAATgccatatataataatataacaatataatATATTACAACGAATAGGACATTTGTGCTGTACTTACATGTTCATTTGCAAATGCCTGtgtatccacatcaacgggacctgCACATCAGAGAGACAATTCCATGAGTAAGAggttgtgtatgtatgtatgagtgtgtgtttgaggggGGTCATGTGTATTTTACATGTCTACATTGCATGTGTGTTACTTAGTCGAGTTTGCCCTGTTGCGTTAGTAACAGCCAAACAGAAGAAGTGCAAGTAACAAGGCTTGATGTCATTTCATACTTCTCCTTATGACTCAAACCACCCTGCAGATCTACAGCTCTATTCTCACGCTGCTGATGCTCTGACACATTCATTTCTGTTGTGAGTGTCATATATGCATTTTGATATGGTTGATAAGGTTAGGCCCAAAGTTCAAGCATGTACAGTAGCTGTGCACTTGCAGATGGTCCCGAGATCTGAGGGACAAACCTGAGGGCATGAACGTGGACAGTACAGAAGGGATCTGAGAATCGATTCCAGCATCTCCTGAATCCacctgtagtagagagagagagagaagaagagagagaagagagagactttTTATCCTCCAGTCGTAACAAACTGTCTGTCTATTCTACTTTCTAACTcgtgacatgaactgcaccctcCTTTGTATCACAGGAAGTGTTTGTGGGTTTTGTGTCATTCTGAGGTCTACACATGTCCAATGCAAGATGTAGGTTATTTGATTTTACATAAGCTATGTACCTACTTACGAACACATTTACAAGGTTTAACATGATTTAATGTATTCAGAAACCGTTTTTGGTGAAAAACATCTTATTTGGTAATAAATAAAAATGACCATATAAATCTGTAAATAAATATAGCTGTTGGTTTGATACTTTGAACATTCATATGTTGAAGCACTACTAATGTAACATTAAGGTATTGATCCTCAGATCAGACAGTCAGAGGGCAGAGGATGCTGGTGAGAGGagttataggaggacaggctcattgtaatcgTTGAAATGGAATGAATAGAATGGAGTCAAACACGtagttttgatgtgtttgatttgtttgactccgttccattaattccattccagccattacaatgagcctgtcctcctataactcatcccaccagcctcctctgtcagAGGGGTATATGTGTACAGATACCACTGTAATGTAGAATACTCACCATGACTCCGCTGCTCACCGCTCCCATAGACACCAAATCATCTACAACAGAAACACAATGAAAATGGAGTTACAGTGTTTGTACATGCGTGTATATAGTTCTGTAAgtcgtgtgtgtgtctatgttgaTGTATTTTGTTTGGAACATACATTGTCTGTGatcatcctgtctggctgtaggtctgtacaaCATAAAAATATAAGAAGGTTGTGGTAAGaacatctcatcatggacaatacagaactaaaggtTGATACAATCTGCATCATATTCACAAGGAGAATTCTTACCTCTGAGAATTGGTTTTCTCTGAAAAACAAATGAGGCTAAATTAATTATATTGAATATAGTCTAACCTATACAATATGATCAAAATGAGTTGATAAATGAACCCATGCCAAAGTCACTTACATTAATGTCAGCACGGTAAATTTGCAAATGATTTGTTTTGCAGAATCAAATGTACTCACTGGTCCTCCTGCAGAGACAGACAGCTGTCAATCCTACCAGGAACACGCCCACTCCAGAAGCCACACTCACTGCTGCCTGCCATAATTGC from Salvelinus alpinus chromosome 2, SLU_Salpinus.1, whole genome shotgun sequence carries:
- the LOC139563613 gene encoding putative uncharacterized protein ENSP00000383309, producing the protein MRERVWHGSPKSPPVSPVPVPRIRDRVGFENAVCPVPAPRTSRKVLILSPVPPVPAPRTRSTVRRIRPEPSVSPAPSEPSVSPAPSEPSVSPAPSEPSVSPAPSEPSVCNEPAKPPVCHEPAKPPVCHEPTEPSARQEPLEPHARQEPLEPPARQDLPEPPTRQDLPEPPTRQDLPEPPTRQDLPEPPTRQDLPEPSKSHERREPSACHERREPSACHERREPSACHERREPSACHERREPSACHERREPSASHERREPSASHERREPSASHERREPSASHERREPSASHERREPSASHERREPSASHECQEPFSQDLPEYISRDLPLVPVLPLVPVLPLIPVLPLIPVLVLIRVLPLILVLPLVPVLPLVPVLPLVPVLPLVPVLPLVPVLPLLPVLAVHLGDVSFRVVIGRGRQKRGVTMVVWGQRPEPEPPPWSTAHPDPPLDFVLVRPAFAP